The DNA window TTAGTGCAAGGAGCTGTTTAAGCTTCACACCTCATTCAATTGCCAAAAGAGTTGCATAAATCCATTACTACTGAGCAAATTGCTATGTATGATTCAATTTCACCAACATGACCAAACTGCTTTTTAACACCTATTCCATTTCCATGAATATTTTAAGCACCTAATCTTCttgtcaaacttctaaacacaaattctattaataaatttaatcattCAGGCTAAATTTTCTAGATGTGGCTAAATATTACAAAGATGAGTCGCTTGTTTCCTATTCTCACCGGAAATTTATACTTGCCGTTAGTCTTCAGTCTTGACTTGTTTGATCTATagtaaaaaaaggtcaaatgttataaaaaggccaaacctttcacaaaagtttcacaaaagtcctgatctttcaattttgtcgattttgaccaaaaactgattatttggtttcacaaaagtcctgacctttcaattttgtcaattttggccaaaaatggattatttggtttcacaaaagtcctgaactttcaatatttggcatgccacataggcgtcacataggcaccacataggcaaattaaaatcaaactgagagttggccacaactgaaaccaaataatttgtttttggccaaaatcgacaaaattgaaaggtcaggacttttgtgaaacttttatgaaaggtttggcctttttacaacatttggccgtaaaaaaattataaattggcaGATTTTCTTAGCCTGATTTTGGTATATAATTGGCTGTAGTACCGTacaacaaagaaaagaaaattctaCAAATGCAGCCAACCTAACTCTGTCAAGAGAAGTTGATATTTTGAATAGTGCATGcaagaaattaagaaaaaaatctccTTAGAAATTTGAAGTCATTGACATTCAGCCAACCTAACTCAGTCAAGAGTCATCCCTGATAATGACCTTGGCTCCTATCTTTCACCATACACCTGTTTTTATTTTCACACCTGAACTCTGTTCCAACAATGGAGAAAACAATTTATGCAAGCATCTCTATATATAAGAACTTCTCCATCTATTACCGCTACTTATTTTATTATTCTTCATCTTGATTTGATGATTTGATCACCTTCGATCATGATCATAAAACACATAATTAAATCATTTCTTGTTCTTTACGTTATCACTATGCACATAAAACCAGGTCTTGGAGATTCTCTTGTTCGGTGCAGAGCGAGCGAGAGGCGAGCGCTTCTCGAGATTAAGGAGAATCTTCTAGACGAGTACGGCCGTCTCTCTTCTTGGCGGAGTGAAGAAGAAGATTGCTGCAAATGGAGAGGTGTACGGTGCAGCAACCAAACAGGTCATATTACTTTGCTTGATCTTCACGCTACCGATGATAATAAGCTTTTGAGAGGTAAGCTTAGCCTCTCGTTGCTTGAATTACGACACCTTAATTATTTAGATTTGAGTCGTAATGATTTTTTGGGAACTACAATCCCTGAATTTAATGGTTTGCTGTCCGAATTGCAATATCTGAATATCTCAAATGCTGGATTCTCCGGAACCCTAGCTTTTCAGCTAAGGAACTTGTCGAATTTGCAGTTTCTTGATCTCAGTGATAATCAGTTAAAAGGCTCCATTTCATATGGATTATTACAGGCAAATATACCTCTTGTGCATCTTAATCTCTCAAATAATCAGTTGGAAAGTGAAAGTTTAGGTTTTATAGGGAGTTTCTGTGGCTTGCATACACTAGACCTGTCTGCCAACAATATCAGCGGATCTCTTCCCGAGTTTTTCGAACATTTGTCTAGGTGCGCGAAGAACTCGCTGGAGATTCTGAGATTAGATATGAATAAATTTTATGGTTTGTTACCTGATTTCACTACCTTTTCTTCCTTGAAAGAACTGGTTGTCTATGATAATCAACTGACCGGTTCTTTTCCGAAGAGATTCGGTCAGCTTTCTCATCTTGTAGAGTTGGATGTAGGTTACAATCATTTGGAAGGGTCATTGCCTGATTTTTCAATGCTTCCATCATTGAAGAAATTAAGTGTTgttcataataaattaaatggGACTATTACTGAAAGTATTGGAAACTTGTCTAACCTTGAGATTTTGTGGGTTTCTCATAATCATTTCCAAGGTGTGGTTACTGAGGCTCATTTTTTGAAACTCTCCCGGTTGAAgcaaatatatttgaattacaACCCTCTGGCTCTGAAATTCAAATCTGATTGGGTTCCTCCTTTCAAGTTGGATATAATAGGTCTCAGGTCTATCAATTTGGGGCCTCGTTTCCCCGGGTGGTTAAGAACTCAGAGTAACTATATGGTGCTTGATATAGCAAACGGTGGAATTTCAGATTCTGTTCCTCAGTGGTTTTGGAACCTGTCGCGCACAATATTTTATCTGAATATCTCTAACAACCTGTTGAGTGGCGTAGTTCCGGACTTGTCGTTGAAATTTGTTGCTAGTCCAGGTATGGATTTAAGTTCAAACCTGTTTGAAGGCTCTTTGCCGTTACTTCCTTCCAATGCTTCTTCTTTGAATCTTTCCAAGAATAAATTTGTGGGCTCTATTTCATCTGTTTGTAAAGTAATAGGTAGGGAGTTAAATTTCCTTGACCTTTCAGATAACTTGTTAACCGGAGAAGTTCCTGATGATTGTTTCAGGAATGGGCATCAGCTACTTATCTTGAACTTAGCTGCCAATAACTTGTCAGGAAAAATCCCAGCCTCGGTGGGATCTTTATCCGTGCTTCAATCATTTGTGTTACAAAATAATAGTTTTTCCGGAGGAATACCATCATCGTTAAAGAATTGCAGTTGGTTGAGATTTTTGGATCTTGGTTATAATAGATTATCTGGTGGAATACCTTTATGGATTGGAGAAAGGCAGGTTTTACTGGTGTTTCTGAGTTTACAATCTAATGAATTCAATGGAAGCATACCGGTTCAGCTGTGTTGGCTACAAAATATTCATCTGTTAGACCTCTCTGTTAACAATATTTCAGGAACAATACCACACTGTTTCAAGAATTTCACTGCTATGACTAGAGAAAACTTGGTAAACAATAACCTTTACAATCACAATTTTTCGTCATCTACCGGCGAAGGTATTTTTTTTGGAGGAATATATGTCGATAAGGCGCTAATTGGATGGAAAGGAACAGCATATGAGTATCAGAAGAATCTTCAGCTGTTAAGGATCATCAATCTCGCCGGAAACAAACTATCCGGAGAAATTCCACAGGAAATAACAAGTCTTACAGGACTAGTTGGATTGAACTTGTCAAGAAATGGTTTAACCGGGATGATTCCTGAAGATATTGGCGAATTGAACTACTTGCAATGGTTTGATCTATCAAGAAATGGTTTATCAGGTGAAATTCCTGTCAGCATGGCTAAGCAGACTTTTCTAGGATACATAGACATTGCGCACAATAATTTGTCAGGGAGAATTCCGAGAAGCACGCAACTTCAAAGCTTTAATGCTTCTGTTTTTGCCGGTAATGTAGAACTCTGTGGGCTACCAGTGACTCGAAAATGTCCTGAAGATGACAAGACTTTTCAAGACAGACCAGCCAACGATGACTCCCAAAACAAGGATGAAGACGACGACGATGAATTCTGGAAATGGTTTTATTGGGGTTTGGCATCTGGTTGGAGTGTAGGATTTGGGGGAGTTGTAGGCATTTTGGCGATGCTACCTTCGTGGAGACATTCCTCTGTCCAGTTCGCGGAAAGAGCAAGGGACTGGTTCTACGTCAAGGTAAGAATTAAGGCCAGAGTACATCCTAGAATCTAGGAACCGTGATTGATATTCCTTCTCTAGTTTAACTCTAGTTCTAGTTGGTCTCTCTGTCTGTATTTATGCTGACAGTCTCTGTATCATTTAATTAGAAGTCTAAATTCAGTTCTCTCAGAAGGAAGTCTTTGATGTAAGGCAATTGAATCAGGCTATAAAACTCTTCGTAAAATCTCATTAAATGCTATTGTTCTCACAAATACACACATCAGCAAATGAAAAATGACTAAGgcacaaataatacaaacacaaataaattgaattaagtTACAACATATCCCACCTCACCCAACTCACTCTCAAACATGGATTTAAATAACGGCCGTTACGTTATTTACAGGTTTTTGGACCTGCTGTTACCGTTAGGACCGATTTTGAAccgttatatatattttgtaaggTAACGGCCTCCGTTACTTCAAGGTAAACGGCCGTTTTCTCACCTTTACCTAAAAGTAACGATGTGAAGTAaatttaaaacagaaaaaagaagAGGAGCAGCCAGCGACCACCTTTCTGTCAAATGTATTCTCCTGCATTTTCTTAAGTTGCAGCGCCGTAACTtgaggaaattaggcccagcacCACAAAAGGCCTAAATATTCTCACTTATACTACCCGGTCcaccttcttctttttttacgATCATCgtcttcttttttttcaaatttcttctttttgtttttcttttttacgaTTATCAACATTTCTCAGCTCTCTCAGCTCAATCATTGGCCTCTCTCTCAAACAATCAGGTCTAAAGAAAATCCTTTTCTCAAAAGGTAACTCAAATCTAAAAGTAACCCTTTTCTCTTCATTTTATTTCTGATtcaatttctaaattttttactCCCGAATCTCTCTTATCATGTTCAATTCTCTGAGTTTTTGGTTATGAATCGTTTTTAAAGTACAGGGTgagtttatttgatttgattgattCAGTTGTGTTTTTGTCTATTATGAATGACATTTTTgtgttttccttttttaatatTGACTTGTTTGATTAGTTTTTGATGCAATTTCTTTTTATGGTTACCCATTTTCTCATAATGACGATacatttcatttctttcacAGGTTTAGGGAtcaatttttcttctttattgTGGTGGTTCATAATTGTTGAGCATTTGTTACGCTTATGTCTTGCTTTCTGCTACAGATGCTACAAACTGCCGGAAAGAAAGGTTGTAATGACGGGAATTTTTTTATGCTTATGCCCTAATTATGTTTGCTTCATGTTGAATCACTGCTGAAAGATAGCAATGTCATCGATGAGCGGTAAAAAAGAAATCTCTCGGGTCTCAGCTTATTCTAAAATTATGTACTTCAAAAGAGGGATTGAATTAAATGATGGCTGTAACTTTTTTATGCATGTTTCCTTTGAATAAACTAGTCATAATTTCACAACTTTGTAGTGTTTATACAGGTTCCTACCAAGTCCCTAAAGAAGGGGCTTACTTGATATGCATCATGTATTGTTAGTTTTATGAAActttattaaatcaaatttattgaAGGCTCTCTTTGTATTAgtctataaaaaatttattttaattttgttaatggTTTACTAATAGTAAACTAATAATTTGCTTTTtaataatactgttagtaaacttTAAGTTAactgttggtaaatttataattatcttttttggtgatgctactgattttttatgtatttttttttcacttgtgtaTCTGTAATGGTTTTATTTTTGGTAAACTAATGGTTGACTATTGATACACcaataattttaatagattaaataataattcattttaacactttataattaaaaaataaaaaatagtttatttaaatataatatttttgatgaAAATTATGCTTGTAACCATCAAATTATTAGCTATATCCATTTGTGATTTTCGTCTTTTTGCGTAATCTATGCTATTCACAGAGCTTCAATAAACATAGActcttgaaataaaaaaaatgctaatATTTAGCAATAAACATACtgcacttttaaaaaaattaataaatttatttttagtacaccGTTAGTTAACCGTGAGTAAACTGTCgatagatttataatttaatt is part of the Mercurialis annua linkage group LG3, ddMerAnnu1.2, whole genome shotgun sequence genome and encodes:
- the LOC126672130 gene encoding receptor-like protein EIX2, with product MIIKHIIKSFLVLYVITMHIKPGLGDSLVRCRASERRALLEIKENLLDEYGRLSSWRSEEEDCCKWRGVRCSNQTGHITLLDLHATDDNKLLRGKLSLSLLELRHLNYLDLSRNDFLGTTIPEFNGLLSELQYLNISNAGFSGTLAFQLRNLSNLQFLDLSDNQLKGSISYGLLQANIPLVHLNLSNNQLESESLGFIGSFCGLHTLDLSANNISGSLPEFFEHLSRCAKNSLEILRLDMNKFYGLLPDFTTFSSLKELVVYDNQLTGSFPKRFGQLSHLVELDVGYNHLEGSLPDFSMLPSLKKLSVVHNKLNGTITESIGNLSNLEILWVSHNHFQGVVTEAHFLKLSRLKQIYLNYNPLALKFKSDWVPPFKLDIIGLRSINLGPRFPGWLRTQSNYMVLDIANGGISDSVPQWFWNLSRTIFYLNISNNLLSGVVPDLSLKFVASPGMDLSSNLFEGSLPLLPSNASSLNLSKNKFVGSISSVCKVIGRELNFLDLSDNLLTGEVPDDCFRNGHQLLILNLAANNLSGKIPASVGSLSVLQSFVLQNNSFSGGIPSSLKNCSWLRFLDLGYNRLSGGIPLWIGERQVLLVFLSLQSNEFNGSIPVQLCWLQNIHLLDLSVNNISGTIPHCFKNFTAMTRENLVNNNLYNHNFSSSTGEGIFFGGIYVDKALIGWKGTAYEYQKNLQLLRIINLAGNKLSGEIPQEITSLTGLVGLNLSRNGLTGMIPEDIGELNYLQWFDLSRNGLSGEIPVSMAKQTFLGYIDIAHNNLSGRIPRSTQLQSFNASVFAGNVELCGLPVTRKCPEDDKTFQDRPANDDSQNKDEDDDDEFWKWFYWGLASGWSVGFGGVVGILAMLPSWRHSSVQFAERARDWFYVKVRIKARVHPRI